AACCCCCACGGCCGTGGTCAGCAGCGGCGACGCCGGCGTCTACGGCATGGCCGGCCTGGTGCTGGAGCTGCTGGAAGAACAGGGGCTGCTGGACCGCGTGCCCGTGGAGATTGTCCCCGGCGTGCCGGCCCTGGCAGCGGCCGCGGCCCTGCTGGGCGCGCCCCTGATGCACGATTTCGCGGTCATCAGCCTGTCGGATTTGCTCACGCCCTGGGAGGTCATCGAACGCCGGTTGGAACACGCCGCGGCCGGGGATTTCGTCATCGTGCTGTACAACCCGCGATCCACGCACCGGGACTGGCAGCTCGGGCGGGCGCTGGAGCGCATCGCCGCCTGCACGGGGCCAACGCGGCCGGCCGGGCTGGTGCGGCAGGCCTATCGCCCGGACCAGGCCGTCATGGTGTCCACGCTCGGAGAAATGCCGTGGGAACAGGCGGATATGCTCTCCATTGTTGTGGTGGGCAATTCGCAGACACGCATCGCCGGGGGCAGATTGCTGACGCCGCGCGGGTATATGGACAAGTACCGCGTGGGGGAATCTTCGCAAAGACGTTGATTCCGTTATGTTTTCCCCCCTTTTTCTTGCCTTGCGTGTGGAAATGTGCTTCAATGCAGACGCTGTGCAGAGCGTCATGCCATGCGCGGTCCTGGTGCAAGAAGCTTCGCGTGCGACGCAAGAAACGTCGTCCCCCTGCAACCTGTTCTGCGAAGGTGACGTATGGCTGCCCGGCGACAGTCCGATCCCATGGATGATGCAGACATCTTCGAATTGACCGAACTGGCCGAAGACTTCGGGCAGGACGATCTGCTGGCCGTGACTGGCGTGCCCATGGACGGCCGGTTTGGTGTCGGCATGGATGACGACCTGGCCGCCATCACCGGCGTGCCCCTGGACGGCCTTGGCGGGGATATGGACTTTGCCAAGGAGCTCGACGACCTGTTCTCCGAAACGGCAGACCGCGAGCTGCCCGGCATGGGCGAGGCGTCGCGGCCTTTGCCCGCAGCGGCGCCGGCAGCCAGACAGGCGGCCGGGCCACCGCCAGGGCAGGAACAGGACGATTTTGATCTGGCGCTGGGCGATCTGGGCCTGGGAGATCTGGGTCTGGGCGACGACGACCTCTTCGGCGGCGATGCCCCACCCTCGGCCGCGCGCCCCGGCGGCCCGCTCTCGCAGACCATGAGCGACCATTTTCGCGCCGATCTGCCCGATTTGGATGACCTGGACGGACTGGACGGGCTGGCGGATCTGGACGAACTCGAAAAAACCACCCTCGTCCGCCACGACGTTCCCGCCGCATCGCCCCTCGAAGACGGAGCAGAGCAGCTCAAGGACTTCGACGAGGACGAATTCACCCTCGACCTCGCCGCCTCCGCCATGATCGGCGGGCGCGAGGAAGACGCCTTCAGCAAGGAAGAAGACGACGACATCGCCGATCTGGACGATCTGGTGGGCGACGTTGAGGCGCATGACCTTGAGCAGGCCGGGCCGGAAGAACGCCTGGACGCCATCTCCATGGACGACACCCTTGCTCCCGGGGCCGGCGTCATGCATGGCCTGGGAGACCTGGAACCCCTGGACCACCTGCAGACCCTGAGCGGGCTGGATGGCCTGGACGCCCTGGGCGATCTGGACGAGCTCAACGACCTGGCCGTGCTGGACGATCTGGCCCCCCTCGAAGGCGAGGCCGCGCCGGACTCGGAGCATCGCCTTGCCGGCAGCATTGATGCCGCCGGCCTGGACAGCCTGCTGCAGGACCTCGACTTCGAAGGCCCGGCCGGTCAGGCCGGCGAGGGGCCGCCGGAATTTCTGCTGGACGAAGACGTGCTGGAGCTCGACGAGGAAGACATGCTGCCGGTT
This sequence is a window from Megalodesulfovibrio gigas DSM 1382 = ATCC 19364. Protein-coding genes within it:
- the cobJ gene encoding precorrin-3B C(17)-methyltransferase; the encoded protein is MSEHHTSVPALLTVVGLGPGDAALCTPQALAALEAAELLVGYTRYIGLIPDELRARKRVMSTGMRGEMQRCQHAIQAALEGTPTAVVSSGDAGVYGMAGLVLELLEEQGLLDRVPVEIVPGVPALAAAAALLGAPLMHDFAVISLSDLLTPWEVIERRLEHAAAGDFVIVLYNPRSTHRDWQLGRALERIAACTGPTRPAGLVRQAYRPDQAVMVSTLGEMPWEQADMLSIVVVGNSQTRIAGGRLLTPRGYMDKYRVGESSQRR